One window from the genome of Corynebacterium sp. SCR221107 encodes:
- a CDS encoding DUF5318 family protein, which yields MMQFSGEISHRLNRARVLANYSAGIVARQQLCDADFILVTASRYHGFPAGYPCPVCESEELRQVYWVYGDALGKGSSTARSVEEIERFAVEGKVFRMHTVEVCPDCRWNHLLKEVTVSWQAD from the coding sequence ATGATGCAGTTCAGCGGGGAGATCTCCCACCGGCTCAACCGGGCTCGGGTGTTGGCGAACTATTCGGCGGGGATCGTGGCAAGGCAGCAGTTATGTGATGCGGATTTTATCCTTGTGACCGCCTCCCGCTACCACGGGTTCCCGGCCGGCTACCCCTGTCCTGTGTGCGAGAGTGAGGAGCTGCGCCAGGTCTATTGGGTCTACGGCGATGCCCTCGGGAAGGGGTCGTCCACGGCTCGTAGCGTGGAAGAAATCGAGCGCTTTGCGGTTGAAGGCAAGGTCTTTCGCATGCACACGGTGGAGGTGTGCCCGGACTGTCGTTGGAATCACCTCCTCAAGGAAGTCACCGTGTCATGGCAGGCAGACTAA
- a CDS encoding SDR family oxidoreductase, with amino-acid sequence MNDHSPSTAPIAVVTGASRGVGLAVSLALADAGYRVKAHYRSALPEGLDGNGAIEWWQADFTRPLAGQVPSFEQVDALVHCAGVCSLGTTESSSRAEWEHHMTVNLHAPVELTQMLLPQLRQSRGQVIYINSGAGKRANPNWGAYAASKFAARAWCDALRAEESLLRVTGIFPGRIDTDMQRAIVASEGGTYDPAQFLAPETVGRSVLHALNTPKDGHIHEIILRPGAH; translated from the coding sequence GTGAACGACCACTCGCCTTCCACCGCTCCGATCGCCGTAGTCACCGGTGCCAGCCGTGGCGTCGGCCTGGCCGTATCGCTTGCGCTTGCCGACGCCGGCTACCGCGTCAAGGCTCACTACCGAAGCGCCCTGCCAGAAGGCCTCGATGGAAATGGCGCTATCGAGTGGTGGCAGGCCGATTTCACCAGGCCACTGGCCGGGCAGGTGCCGAGCTTTGAGCAGGTTGATGCCCTCGTCCACTGCGCCGGGGTATGCAGCCTCGGCACCACCGAGTCTTCCAGCCGCGCCGAGTGGGAGCACCACATGACGGTCAACCTCCATGCCCCGGTGGAGCTGACGCAGATGTTACTGCCACAGCTTCGCCAGTCCCGCGGGCAGGTGATTTACATCAACTCCGGTGCGGGAAAGCGTGCCAACCCCAATTGGGGGGCTTATGCGGCGAGCAAGTTCGCCGCCCGTGCGTGGTGCGATGCGCTGCGCGCCGAGGAATCCTTACTGCGCGTGACCGGCATCTTCCCAGGTAGAATCGACACCGACATGCAGCGGGCCATCGTGGCCAGCGAGGGCGGAACCTATGATCCGGCACAATTTCTTGCGCCGGAAACGGTAGGGCGCAGCGTTCTCCATGCCCTGAATACCCCTAAAGATGGGCATATTCATGAGATCATCTTGCGCCCGGGGGCACACTAG
- a CDS encoding single-stranded DNA-binding protein: MAQGDVNITVVGNIVADPELRFTPNGAAVANFRVASTPRRFDNQTNQWVDGEAMFISCNIWRQAAENVAESLTKGTRVIVTGRLKQRSYETREGEKRSVMEIDVDEVGPSLRYATATVNRNAREGGNFGGGNAGGSYGNNGGGFNGGGQGGFGGGAQGGFNQGNQGGFQGQPGSSQQAQRGSTEPDPWNSAPPASGFGGADDDPPF; this comes from the coding sequence ATGGCACAGGGAGACGTCAACATCACTGTTGTCGGCAACATTGTCGCCGACCCAGAGCTCCGCTTCACCCCCAACGGTGCTGCGGTGGCGAATTTCCGCGTCGCATCCACCCCACGTCGATTTGATAATCAGACGAACCAGTGGGTCGATGGCGAAGCTATGTTCATCAGTTGCAACATCTGGCGTCAGGCCGCCGAGAATGTGGCGGAATCCCTCACAAAGGGCACCCGCGTTATCGTCACCGGTCGCCTCAAGCAGCGCTCTTACGAAACCCGCGAGGGTGAAAAGCGTAGCGTCATGGAGATTGACGTCGACGAGGTCGGCCCATCCCTGCGCTACGCAACCGCAACCGTCAACCGCAACGCCCGCGAGGGCGGCAACTTTGGCGGCGGCAACGCTGGTGGTTCTTACGGAAACAATGGTGGCGGCTTCAATGGCGGCGGCCAGGGCGGCTTCGGCGGAGGTGCTCAAGGTGGCTTTAACCAAGGCAACCAGGGCGGCTTCCAGGGTCAGCCGGGCTCATCGCAGCAGGCCCAACGTGGCAGCACCGAACCAGACCCATGGAACAGTGCGCCACCAGCTAGTGGATTCGGTGGTGCCGATGACGATCCGCCGTTCTAA
- a CDS encoding MarR family winged helix-turn-helix transcriptional regulator codes for MTSQTPLEIAAEIRPALTQLYVLYFRQAEQSKLTGPQLTIMTRLESEGPARISHIAQTEGIRMPTASNALHQLEERGMIERVRDEQDRRGVKVKLTDEGRAELARVGQERTEHLAKMLETLSPESLEMAGNLAPVINELAKAYSDNLKGQ; via the coding sequence ATGACCTCACAGACCCCATTAGAAATTGCCGCCGAGATCCGTCCGGCGCTGACCCAGCTTTACGTGCTGTATTTTCGTCAGGCCGAACAGTCCAAGCTCACCGGGCCGCAGCTGACGATCATGACCCGCCTCGAATCCGAGGGGCCGGCACGCATTAGCCACATCGCCCAGACCGAAGGCATTCGCATGCCCACCGCCTCCAATGCCCTGCACCAATTGGAAGAACGCGGCATGATCGAGCGCGTCCGCGACGAGCAGGATCGCCGTGGCGTGAAGGTAAAGCTCACCGATGAGGGGCGCGCCGAGTTGGCTCGCGTCGGACAGGAACGCACCGAGCACCTGGCCAAGATGCTAGAGACCCTGTCGCCTGAGAGTTTGGAAATGGCTGGAAATCTCGCACCCGTAATCAATGAATTGGCCAAGGCATACTCTGATAACCTTAAAGGTCAGTAG
- a CDS encoding glycoside hydrolase family 15 protein: MEKRNTPPDTIAPNEAIPEGLHQRGLGKVAEAGSAQNQGQPAGGQVADKKPGPASVGKQKGAAPHDSEGSSSSAQAGKDASTRRRHITPIEDYALLSDLQTGPLVSREGSIDWLCLPRFDSAAVFSALLGTADDGRWRLAVRGGMVRERRYLGDTLIVETIWECPTGTAKVIDFLPPSTVQADVVRIVECISGEVTIVQDLRVRFNYARALPWFSNQVLPDTGEQVLVCKAGPDGLLLHGPMLTPATDDDLEEGQSGLLPRLVGSFRMTAGERLAWSLTWFPSWQQLPVPMDAHSALLLTKDFWQSWLAAVEVDSPWARLVRRSLLVLRALTHSDTGGIVAAPTTSLPEDFGGERNWDYRYTWLRDAALTVEVMASHGLVEGALDWRDWLLRAVAGDVENLQIMYGLGGERELQEKELPHLAGYADSRPVRIGNGAAAQYQADVVGEVMLALARLRDAGYKEDEYSWGLQKQLLDYQTSHIHVKDHGIWEMRGQQRFFTHGRVMMWAAYNEGIRAVEQHGLDGDVESWRFYRDRLREEILKNGYNESLGAFTQFYEGDTVDASLLQLPHTRFIEASDPRMLATVAVIEKELVDEHGFVFRYRTEGGVDGLAGDESPFLICTFWLIEQYAASGRLAEAKEKMQLVAGVANDVGLLAEEYDPINKRLAGNFPQAFSHLALIRAADAIARKEKEQAS, encoded by the coding sequence ATGGAAAAACGCAACACACCACCGGATACAATCGCTCCGAACGAGGCCATCCCTGAGGGCCTTCATCAGCGCGGCCTCGGTAAGGTTGCGGAAGCAGGTAGTGCACAGAATCAAGGCCAACCTGCTGGCGGCCAGGTGGCGGACAAGAAGCCAGGCCCGGCGAGCGTCGGCAAGCAGAAAGGGGCGGCACCACACGATTCTGAGGGATCATCGTCAAGTGCTCAAGCGGGCAAGGACGCTAGCACCCGCAGACGGCACATCACCCCCATCGAGGACTACGCGCTGCTCAGTGATCTGCAGACGGGGCCGCTGGTTTCCAGAGAGGGTTCGATCGACTGGCTGTGTCTGCCACGCTTTGACTCCGCGGCGGTCTTTAGCGCCTTGCTCGGTACCGCCGATGATGGTCGCTGGCGCCTGGCCGTTCGCGGTGGCATGGTGCGCGAGCGCCGGTATCTGGGGGATACCCTCATCGTCGAGACAATCTGGGAGTGCCCCACGGGCACCGCCAAAGTGATTGACTTCCTGCCGCCGTCCACGGTGCAGGCAGACGTTGTACGGATAGTGGAATGTATCAGCGGTGAGGTCACCATCGTCCAAGACCTGCGGGTGCGTTTCAATTATGCGCGCGCATTGCCGTGGTTTAGCAATCAGGTGCTGCCCGACACAGGGGAACAGGTCTTGGTGTGTAAAGCCGGGCCGGATGGATTATTGCTGCACGGGCCGATGCTCACACCTGCCACGGACGATGACCTTGAAGAAGGCCAATCCGGGCTACTGCCACGGCTGGTGGGCAGCTTCCGCATGACCGCCGGCGAACGCCTGGCATGGTCGCTGACCTGGTTCCCGTCGTGGCAACAACTGCCGGTTCCCATGGATGCGCATTCGGCGTTGCTGCTGACCAAGGATTTCTGGCAGTCCTGGCTGGCCGCAGTCGAGGTGGATTCACCCTGGGCGCGGCTCGTACGTCGGTCTTTGCTAGTGCTACGCGCGCTGACCCATTCAGATACCGGCGGCATCGTCGCAGCCCCGACCACCAGTCTGCCGGAGGACTTCGGTGGCGAACGCAATTGGGACTACCGCTATACCTGGCTGCGCGATGCGGCCCTGACCGTGGAAGTCATGGCCAGCCACGGGCTCGTCGAGGGCGCGTTGGACTGGCGGGATTGGCTGCTGCGTGCGGTGGCAGGGGATGTGGAAAACCTGCAGATCATGTATGGCTTGGGCGGCGAGCGAGAGCTGCAAGAAAAGGAATTGCCCCACCTTGCTGGCTATGCGGATTCCCGCCCGGTGCGCATCGGCAACGGCGCGGCCGCGCAGTATCAGGCCGACGTGGTCGGTGAGGTGATGCTGGCATTGGCAAGGCTGCGCGATGCCGGATACAAGGAAGACGAATACTCGTGGGGCCTGCAAAAACAGCTCCTGGACTATCAGACCTCGCACATTCACGTCAAAGACCACGGCATTTGGGAGATGCGTGGGCAACAGCGCTTCTTTACCCACGGTCGAGTAATGATGTGGGCGGCCTATAACGAAGGCATTAGGGCAGTCGAGCAACACGGCCTCGATGGTGATGTGGAAAGTTGGCGGTTTTATCGCGATCGGCTGCGCGAGGAGATTCTCAAGAACGGCTACAACGAAAGCCTGGGCGCGTTTACGCAATTCTACGAGGGTGACACGGTGGATGCTTCCTTGCTGCAGCTCCCGCATACCAGGTTTATCGAGGCATCGGATCCGCGGATGCTGGCTACCGTGGCGGTGATTGAAAAGGAGCTCGTGGACGAGCACGGGTTCGTTTTCCGCTACCGCACCGAGGGCGGTGTCGACGGGCTTGCCGGCGACGAGAGTCCGTTTTTGATCTGCACGTTCTGGCTCATCGAGCAGTACGCCGCCTCCGGGAGGCTGGCGGAGGCTAAAGAGAAGATGCAGTTGGTCGCAGGCGTTGCTAATGATGTCGGCCTGCTGGCCGAGGAATACGATCCCATCAATAAGCGCCTGGCGGGAAACTTCCCGCAGGCCTTTTCCCACCTTGCGCTTATTCGCGCCGCCGATGCCATCGCCCGGAAGGAAAAAGAGCAGGCCAGCTAA
- a CDS encoding glycosyltransferase family 87 protein, with translation MASDFAAFIGGPLGRFARAGTQRLWTPIRVLIVASLTFLSLGFLAKANCIQGNMVDGVAVLDWAGNRQYTSACYNDIVPLYGGRGLDAPGFPYAYSWVEGERTRYMEYPVLAGIFQWIMAVITRAIYPAVEVLPLAIPEVAVYFSLSALVMGMMWVCVVRLVAELAGNRVWDAILVACSPLVIMHAFTNWDIPSILAATLALWAFSRRNAWMAGVWIGIGISIKLWPLFLLGAYFVLSVRSRNFVPLVKMTVATVVTWVVCNVGVWLAYPQAWGEFYRLNTTRGWEWTTIYAVISREFGWAGFDGPGTPTTLNTVSFILFLGACAAIAALGIMVARRPRVAELCYLIVAAFLLTNKVWSPQYSLWLVVLAALALPNWRLIFAWALTDALTWPVLMWHMMGEDNKGVPGHFLDIFVLGRDGFIIAIAVLVIRQMLGKRVDPVRRDHDGHDPLAGELDDEIVPVVSQSPVKKPAEATDVNLEAEAHASRDVKHVAE, from the coding sequence ATTGCCTCGGACTTCGCGGCATTCATCGGCGGCCCGCTGGGACGCTTCGCCCGGGCCGGCACGCAGCGGTTGTGGACCCCCATCCGCGTGCTCATTGTGGCGTCGCTAACTTTCCTGAGCCTAGGGTTCCTTGCCAAGGCCAACTGCATTCAGGGCAACATGGTCGACGGGGTCGCGGTGCTGGACTGGGCCGGCAATCGCCAATACACCTCAGCCTGCTACAACGACATCGTTCCGCTCTATGGCGGACGTGGGCTTGACGCACCGGGATTCCCCTATGCCTACAGTTGGGTGGAGGGTGAGCGCACAAGATACATGGAATACCCCGTGCTAGCGGGCATTTTCCAGTGGATCATGGCCGTGATTACTCGTGCTATCTACCCCGCGGTGGAAGTACTCCCGTTGGCTATCCCGGAAGTTGCAGTTTACTTTTCCCTCAGTGCGTTGGTCATGGGAATGATGTGGGTGTGCGTGGTTCGGCTGGTGGCCGAACTGGCAGGCAACCGCGTGTGGGACGCCATTCTGGTGGCATGTTCTCCACTGGTGATCATGCATGCATTCACCAACTGGGACATTCCCTCGATCTTGGCGGCGACGCTGGCGTTGTGGGCGTTTAGTCGACGCAATGCATGGATGGCTGGCGTATGGATCGGCATCGGTATCTCCATCAAGCTGTGGCCACTTTTCCTGTTGGGCGCGTATTTCGTTTTGTCGGTGCGCAGCCGCAACTTCGTGCCGTTGGTGAAGATGACCGTGGCCACCGTGGTCACGTGGGTCGTGTGCAACGTGGGTGTGTGGCTTGCCTACCCGCAGGCCTGGGGCGAGTTCTACCGCCTTAATACCACCCGCGGCTGGGAGTGGACCACCATTTATGCGGTCATCTCCCGTGAGTTCGGCTGGGCTGGGTTCGACGGTCCCGGTACGCCGACCACTCTTAACACGGTCTCGTTCATTTTGTTTTTGGGAGCGTGTGCGGCGATTGCGGCGTTAGGCATCATGGTCGCCAGACGTCCCCGGGTGGCCGAGCTGTGTTATCTCATTGTTGCTGCCTTCCTGTTGACCAACAAGGTGTGGAGCCCGCAGTATTCGCTCTGGCTTGTCGTCCTCGCGGCGTTGGCCTTGCCGAATTGGCGTCTCATTTTTGCCTGGGCGCTTACCGACGCTCTTACGTGGCCAGTCCTGATGTGGCACATGATGGGTGAAGACAACAAGGGCGTGCCGGGACACTTCCTCGACATTTTCGTTCTCGGTCGGGATGGCTTCATCATCGCCATTGCGGTGCTGGTTATTCGTCAGATGCTGGGCAAGCGAGTTGATCCCGTGCGCCGGGATCATGATGGGCATGACCCGCTGGCTGGAGAGCTCGATGACGAGATCGTTCCGGTGGTGTCGCAGTCACCAGTGAAGAAACCAGCCGAGGCTACTGACGTGAATCTTGAGGCAGAAGCTCACGCCTCCCGCGACGTCAAGCATGTCGCCGAATAA
- the rplI gene encoding 50S ribosomal protein L9, with amino-acid sequence MKLILTADVDNLGVAGDIVEVKDGYGRNLLLPRGLAIVATRGAEKQIEGIKRAQEARAIRDLDHAREVKAAVEALEGVSVAVRTSDKGKLFGSVSAEDIAAAVKQAGGPTLDKRSIELPKGLIKSTGKYSVNVKLHSDIAAKVNFEVVAA; translated from the coding sequence ATGAAGCTGATCCTCACCGCCGACGTTGACAACCTCGGTGTCGCAGGCGACATCGTGGAGGTCAAGGACGGCTACGGACGTAACCTCCTGCTTCCTCGCGGCCTGGCCATCGTGGCCACCCGTGGTGCCGAGAAGCAGATCGAGGGCATCAAGCGTGCTCAGGAGGCTCGCGCAATTCGCGATCTCGATCACGCACGCGAAGTCAAGGCTGCAGTTGAGGCACTCGAGGGTGTCTCCGTTGCAGTCCGTACCTCGGACAAGGGCAAGCTCTTCGGCTCCGTTTCCGCTGAGGACATCGCCGCTGCTGTCAAGCAGGCCGGCGGCCCGACCCTGGACAAGCGTTCCATCGAACTTCCTAAGGGCTTGATCAAGTCCACGGGCAAGTACTCCGTGAACGTAAAGCTGCACTCCGACATCGCAGCAAAGGTGAACTTTGAGGTTGTTGCTGCCTAA
- a CDS encoding universal stress protein has protein sequence MTKKNSAQDRTAPPKSPIRVLVAWSPNSGGTETIEVAAWLARTTEVEIRCVTTFLRPWPSPSITKLGEKYKRWFKKEAARLEKVVRAELSKEGIEESSLAKKVSIFADGSNEAALLAQAAADFEADVILLGSGATAPKGRFLPSTTAETLLHSSPISLGLAPRSPKLSKRGITRLNYAHVDDSDPTQHLLRLAAMAESWGVPLRIVALSPSGFGQAPVTQSLELPTDLALEWRENTWAILDRLGDRLHEHFPELAVETEVASGSGWSGALDAVKWKKGDLLCLRSTPMRALERVFVGSQAAEILPHVRVPVLMLQEVAD, from the coding sequence ATGACAAAGAAGAATTCCGCACAGGACCGTACTGCACCGCCCAAGTCCCCGATTAGGGTGCTCGTGGCGTGGTCACCGAACTCCGGCGGCACCGAGACCATCGAGGTTGCCGCTTGGCTGGCCCGCACCACGGAAGTCGAGATCCGCTGTGTGACCACCTTCCTTCGCCCCTGGCCTTCGCCTTCCATCACCAAGCTCGGCGAGAAGTACAAGCGTTGGTTCAAAAAGGAAGCCGCCCGCCTCGAGAAGGTAGTGCGCGCTGAACTATCCAAGGAGGGAATTGAGGAGTCCTCCTTGGCCAAAAAGGTTTCCATCTTCGCCGACGGCTCCAACGAAGCCGCGCTGTTGGCGCAGGCAGCCGCCGATTTCGAGGCCGATGTCATCCTACTTGGTTCGGGAGCCACTGCCCCCAAGGGGCGCTTCCTTCCTTCGACCACGGCGGAAACCCTGCTGCATTCTTCGCCCATCTCTCTGGGACTGGCACCGCGGAGTCCCAAGCTATCCAAACGTGGCATTACCCGCCTCAACTACGCGCATGTCGATGACAGCGATCCCACCCAGCATCTGCTGCGCCTTGCGGCCATGGCCGAAAGTTGGGGTGTTCCGCTGCGCATCGTGGCGCTCTCGCCCTCCGGATTCGGGCAGGCGCCGGTGACCCAGTCGCTCGAGCTGCCAACAGACTTGGCGTTGGAATGGCGCGAGAACACGTGGGCGATCCTCGATCGGCTAGGCGATCGCCTGCACGAGCACTTCCCCGAGTTGGCCGTGGAAACAGAGGTGGCCTCCGGTTCGGGTTGGTCGGGCGCGCTCGACGCGGTTAAGTGGAAGAAGGGGGATCTGCTGTGCCTGCGCTCTACTCCCATGCGTGCCCTTGAGCGGGTGTTCGTGGGATCCCAGGCAGCCGAGATCCTGCCCCACGTGCGCGTGCCCGTGTTGATGCTGCAGGAAGTTGCCGACTAG
- a CDS encoding transglycosylase domain-containing protein: MKKKSKTLRNSLLALLLVIILIPFVAFGIGYTTATVPKPGELETKQVTEIYASDSTTELARIVPPEGNRREVSLDTVPEDTRHAVLAAEDREFYSNNGFSITGFARAALGQITGNASAGGGSTITQQYVKKMVVGEEHSYTRKAKELVYSVKMANEWSKDQVLEAYLNTIYFGRNAYGIDAAAQAYFDIPASQLDVSQSAVLAASIQRPSQLDPWYNREEAEDRWNYVLDGMVSSGWLDATTRANLVYPETIDPALTSAYTEAEGTNGHIRNQVMSELASVGITEEDVETKGLRVTTTIDPQVQNATVDAVRSNLEGESGKIRMAAVSIEPATGAVRGYYGGEDATGYDYANAALQTGSTFKVFGLTAAVAQGIPTSTYYSSDPYALPGGITVTNVGGGCGACSIKTALLNSYNTSFLRLQDDLENGTQDTADMAHKLGVAESLPGIDKTLTENGGQPYEGVILGQYQSRPLDMAHALATLANYGVRHDAYFVEKVETAEGEVLYQHDANASAQEVVPSWVATNVLDAMLPIASYSNGNVLAGGRQSAAKTGTTQLGDTGYNKDAWMIGATPQLATAVWAGTDDNSPLLNSWGGLMYGSGLPASTWKDILDGALEDKPNETFKPAEEMGFYKEGSYGQTWSYYDNGSGYSDYTEGTTTGGTSDTAVPDAPAEQVAPVDPGVGAGADTDAGTDTGGGVEILPGVVIPGELIGQ, from the coding sequence TTGAAGAAGAAGAGCAAGACGTTGCGCAACTCATTGCTAGCCCTCTTGTTGGTCATCATCTTGATCCCATTTGTTGCCTTCGGCATCGGCTACACCACAGCCACCGTGCCGAAGCCGGGTGAATTGGAGACCAAGCAGGTCACCGAGATCTACGCCTCCGACTCGACCACGGAGCTGGCACGCATCGTGCCACCGGAAGGCAACCGCCGAGAAGTCAGCCTCGACACCGTTCCGGAGGACACCCGCCACGCGGTGTTGGCTGCGGAGGATCGCGAGTTCTACAGCAATAACGGTTTCTCCATTACCGGCTTTGCTCGTGCCGCCCTGGGACAAATTACCGGCAATGCTTCCGCCGGCGGCGGCTCGACGATCACGCAACAGTACGTCAAGAAGATGGTGGTGGGAGAGGAACACTCCTACACCCGTAAGGCCAAGGAGCTGGTCTACTCGGTGAAGATGGCCAATGAGTGGTCGAAGGACCAGGTGCTCGAGGCCTATCTCAACACCATCTATTTCGGCCGCAATGCCTACGGCATTGACGCCGCCGCCCAGGCTTACTTCGATATTCCCGCTTCCCAGCTCGATGTGTCTCAGTCGGCCGTGCTGGCCGCCTCCATTCAGCGTCCCTCCCAGCTTGATCCGTGGTACAACCGCGAAGAAGCAGAAGATCGCTGGAATTATGTACTCGACGGCATGGTGAGCTCCGGTTGGCTCGATGCCACCACCCGCGCCAACCTCGTCTATCCGGAGACCATTGATCCGGCCCTGACCAGCGCCTACACCGAGGCAGAGGGTACCAACGGTCACATCAGGAACCAGGTTATGAGCGAGCTGGCCTCCGTGGGCATCACCGAGGAAGACGTGGAGACCAAGGGGCTGCGCGTTACCACCACCATCGACCCACAGGTTCAAAACGCCACCGTCGATGCCGTTCGCAGCAACCTCGAGGGCGAAAGCGGCAAGATCCGCATGGCAGCAGTCTCGATTGAGCCTGCCACCGGCGCCGTCCGTGGCTACTACGGTGGTGAGGACGCCACCGGTTATGACTATGCGAACGCGGCACTGCAGACCGGTTCGACCTTTAAGGTTTTCGGCCTCACGGCGGCCGTAGCACAGGGCATTCCGACATCCACGTACTACAGTTCCGATCCGTACGCCCTGCCCGGTGGAATTACCGTCACCAATGTTGGCGGTGGCTGTGGCGCCTGCTCGATCAAAACGGCGCTGCTGAACTCTTACAACACCAGCTTCCTGCGCCTGCAGGATGACTTGGAAAACGGCACGCAGGACACCGCCGACATGGCCCACAAATTGGGCGTAGCGGAGTCTTTGCCGGGGATCGACAAGACGCTGACCGAAAACGGTGGCCAGCCCTATGAGGGCGTTATTCTAGGCCAGTACCAGTCCCGTCCGCTGGATATGGCACACGCTCTAGCAACCCTAGCCAATTATGGCGTGCGACATGATGCTTATTTCGTTGAGAAGGTCGAGACCGCGGAGGGCGAGGTCCTCTACCAGCACGATGCCAACGCCTCCGCCCAGGAGGTCGTACCGAGCTGGGTGGCAACCAACGTGCTCGACGCCATGCTGCCGATTGCGTCCTATTCCAATGGCAACGTTTTGGCAGGAGGTCGCCAATCTGCCGCGAAGACCGGTACCACTCAGCTGGGGGATACCGGCTACAACAAGGATGCCTGGATGATCGGCGCGACCCCGCAGCTGGCGACCGCAGTGTGGGCTGGCACCGATGACAATTCTCCGCTTCTCAATTCCTGGGGTGGCCTGATGTACGGATCAGGCCTGCCCGCCTCGACGTGGAAGGACATCCTCGACGGCGCCTTAGAGGACAAGCCGAACGAGACCTTCAAACCAGCTGAGGAAATGGGCTTCTACAAGGAAGGCTCCTACGGTCAAACCTGGAGCTACTACGACAATGGCAGTGGCTACAGTGACTACACTGAGGGGACCACTACCGGCGGTACCTCCGACACGGCGGTACCCGATGCGCCCGCCGAGCAGGTGGCCCCGGTTGATCCGGGAGTCGGCGCTGGCGCAGATACCGACGCCGGTACCGATACTGGCGGTGGCGTGGAGATCTTGCCAGGAGTGGTCATCCCTGGTGAGCTGATCGGGCAATAG
- the rpsF gene encoding 30S ribosomal protein S6, translating into MRHYEVMVILDPSQDERTVAPSLDKFLEIVRKENGTVEKVDIWGKRRLAYPIAKKEEGIYAVVNLNCESATVLELDRVLNLNDSVLRTKVLRNDK; encoded by the coding sequence GTGCGTCACTACGAAGTTATGGTCATTCTGGATCCTTCCCAGGATGAACGCACTGTTGCCCCGTCCCTGGACAAGTTCCTCGAGATCGTCCGCAAGGAAAACGGCACCGTGGAAAAGGTTGATATCTGGGGTAAGCGCCGTCTGGCCTACCCAATCGCCAAGAAGGAAGAGGGAATCTACGCTGTAGTGAACCTCAACTGCGAGTCCGCTACCGTCCTGGAGCTCGACCGCGTTCTGAACCTGAACGACAGCGTTCTGCGTACCAAGGTTCTGCGCAACGACAAGTAA